A stretch of Opitutaceae bacterium DNA encodes these proteins:
- a CDS encoding SIS domain-containing protein, whose protein sequence is MNAAIDYYERALALLQRLRETQMDSIDRAAEICAESIANQGLVFIFGSGHSSMLAEELTPRQGCFVGFFSWKESAVTNHSNTIGRDGLRPTLFLENVEGYAEELLKGFRFGPHDALLLVSTSGLRPLIVEMALGAKARGLPVIAVNSIEHASSSRPAHKSGRKLMDIADVVIDNLTPPGDCVVEIPGLEWRTGPTSSVTGTMIANMLRCATAEKLIARGHTPVMLPSHQFIGTPTAHAAEAQLERYYEAYRRSLAHLYQ, encoded by the coding sequence ATGAATGCCGCCATCGACTACTACGAGCGGGCCCTCGCCCTCCTGCAACGTCTTCGCGAGACCCAGATGGACTCGATCGACCGGGCCGCGGAAATCTGCGCTGAATCCATTGCCAACCAGGGCCTCGTCTTCATCTTCGGTTCCGGTCACTCGAGCATGCTGGCCGAGGAACTGACCCCGCGCCAGGGCTGCTTCGTCGGGTTCTTTTCGTGGAAGGAATCGGCCGTGACGAATCACAGCAACACCATCGGACGCGACGGACTTCGACCCACCCTCTTCCTCGAGAATGTCGAGGGTTACGCCGAGGAACTGCTCAAAGGCTTCAGGTTCGGACCCCACGACGCCCTCCTTCTTGTATCCACCAGCGGCCTACGTCCGCTCATCGTGGAAATGGCCCTGGGGGCCAAAGCCCGAGGGCTGCCCGTCATTGCGGTCAACTCGATCGAACATGCCTCGAGTTCACGGCCGGCTCACAAATCCGGCCGCAAGCTGATGGACATCGCCGACGTCGTCATCGACAACCTGACCCCTCCCGGCGATTGCGTGGTCGAGATCCCGGGTCTCGAATGGCGGACCGGTCCCACCTCCTCGGTAACCGGCACGATGATCGCCAACATGCTGCGATGTGCCACCGCGGAGAAACTGATCGCCCGGGGACACACCCCGGTCATGCTGCCAAGTCACCAGTTCATCGGGACGCCCACCGCCCATGCCGCCGAGGCGCAACTCGAACGCTACTACGAGGCCTACCGAAGGAGCCTCGCCCATCTTTACCAGTGA
- a CDS encoding ASKHA domain-containing protein, with protein MPVADDSNASIASLPVHLHINHQVTEAKSGSTVFDCAERIGVKVPTSCRKQGKCRECIVEVTSGESLLSQRSPEEARLLEGFRLSCRCRIQAEEGEIHCHTMRRGSLRITQEAYELPVGHRDFRLEPAITRDGERVLLDGVEIDRRQGALHGLAIDIGTTTVVLRLFNLENGQLLASSSFENPQRFGGSDVMARIQFDTLDGSRSLQRTLCGYLGHAIEELPVDAQSIYEIVIAGNSTMRDLFFRLNVHSIGQSPYQSITEHEMAAGQRNSTVVESTAGRLGLPVHPKARVYGMPIISGHVGADTAACMLATDIANEDRLIAIMDIGTNTELILGNRHRIMAASCPAGPAFEGGQLSCGMPGLPGAIESVTWDAGAGAFRTTVIGGGPAEGLCGSGLVDLFSELIRIGRMNRLGRFEWEEELIMVDGDADPPVTLNESDANILAQAKGANVAGLQIIFQQYGVTTRDLDVFYLAGGFGRHLNLESSKRIGLIPNIPTGKIRQVGNASIEEPASPFSPRRNAGILNPWSGGLNTAASKPIRAFSMFSSRDASLRPLRAFPGRERTHD; from the coding sequence ATGCCGGTCGCTGATGACTCGAACGCCTCAATCGCTTCCTTGCCGGTCCATCTTCACATCAATCACCAGGTCACCGAGGCCAAGTCGGGCTCCACGGTCTTTGACTGCGCGGAACGGATTGGCGTCAAGGTGCCCACCTCCTGTCGCAAGCAGGGCAAGTGCCGCGAATGTATCGTCGAGGTCACCTCGGGTGAAAGCCTTCTCTCGCAGCGTTCGCCTGAAGAGGCCCGCCTGCTGGAGGGGTTCAGGCTTTCCTGTCGCTGCCGCATCCAGGCGGAGGAGGGCGAGATCCATTGCCATACCATGCGCCGCGGAAGCCTGCGCATCACCCAGGAGGCCTATGAACTGCCGGTGGGCCACCGGGACTTTCGACTCGAACCGGCGATAACCCGCGACGGCGAACGGGTCCTCCTGGACGGGGTGGAGATTGACCGAAGGCAAGGTGCCCTGCATGGACTGGCCATCGATATCGGTACGACCACGGTTGTCCTGCGCCTGTTCAATCTGGAGAACGGCCAACTCCTCGCGTCCTCGTCCTTCGAGAATCCCCAGCGATTCGGCGGGTCCGACGTGATGGCGCGCATCCAGTTTGACACCCTGGACGGCTCCCGTTCGCTCCAGCGAACCCTTTGCGGCTACCTCGGTCATGCCATTGAGGAACTGCCGGTTGATGCGCAGTCGATCTACGAGATCGTGATCGCCGGCAATTCGACCATGCGGGACCTCTTTTTCCGACTCAACGTCCATTCGATCGGCCAGAGTCCCTACCAGTCCATCACCGAACACGAGATGGCCGCGGGCCAGCGCAATTCCACCGTGGTCGAGTCGACGGCCGGGCGCCTCGGCCTGCCGGTTCATCCCAAGGCCCGTGTCTATGGGATGCCCATCATCAGTGGACACGTGGGCGCGGACACGGCCGCCTGCATGCTCGCCACCGACATCGCCAATGAAGACCGTCTCATCGCCATCATGGACATCGGGACGAATACCGAGCTCATCCTGGGCAATCGACACCGGATCATGGCAGCTTCCTGTCCCGCCGGTCCCGCTTTCGAGGGCGGTCAACTTTCCTGCGGCATGCCCGGCCTCCCGGGCGCCATCGAGAGCGTGACCTGGGATGCGGGCGCGGGTGCCTTCAGGACTACCGTCATTGGAGGCGGTCCGGCAGAGGGGCTTTGTGGTTCCGGTCTGGTGGACCTCTTCAGTGAACTGATCCGTATCGGCCGCATGAACCGTCTCGGGCGATTCGAGTGGGAAGAGGAGCTGATCATGGTCGATGGTGATGCCGACCCGCCGGTCACCCTGAACGAGTCGGATGCCAACATTCTCGCCCAGGCCAAAGGGGCCAATGTCGCCGGCTTGCAGATCATTTTCCAACAGTACGGAGTGACCACCCGCGATCTCGATGTCTTCTACCTTGCCGGTGGCTTCGGCCGGCACCTCAACCTGGAGTCATCGAAGCGCATCGGGCTCATACCCAACATTCCCACCGGAAAGATCCGTCAGGTGGGCAACGCTTCGATCGAGGAGCCTGCATCGCCCTTCTCTCCAAGACGAAACGCGGGGATCTTGAATCCCTGGTCAGGAGGGTTGAACACTGCCGCCTCGAAACCCATCCGCGCTTTTTCGATGTTTTCGTCGAGGGATGCCAGTTTGCGCCCATTGAGGGCCTTCCCGGGGAGAGAACGGACGCATGATTGA
- a CDS encoding Gfo/Idh/MocA family oxidoreductase, whose product MTVARSEVPVPVGLGILGFAHGHVGLYCREWRGAVDSPVRLIAGWDHDRDRLKASCDGFGLEAEASVESLLARGEIAAVVIAAETSMHADLVEAAAAAGKTIILQKPLALTMEEADRVVAAVDRHGVRFTLAWQMRVDPENLEIKRLIAAGVVGRVLMMRRRHGLKTHRMKGFEESWHVRPELNRGIWADDASHAIDFLYWLFGSPRTVMAEIDTLLNPRVPDDHGIAVFRYDDGLMAEVVSSFTCVAGENTTEVIGETGVIIQNFGDQPSAGAPKPPGAIALKWFTEAENRWQIAGFEPPESQGVRIAGLAGPLAEFAVGRRPPIATAREGRDVLRMTLACHRSAESGRRVLIEES is encoded by the coding sequence ATGACGGTGGCGCGATCAGAGGTTCCGGTTCCGGTGGGGCTCGGGATCCTGGGTTTTGCCCATGGCCACGTGGGCCTCTATTGCCGCGAATGGAGAGGTGCGGTCGACTCTCCGGTCAGGCTGATTGCGGGTTGGGATCACGATCGGGACCGTCTGAAGGCGTCCTGCGACGGGTTTGGCCTGGAGGCGGAAGCCTCGGTTGAATCCCTGCTCGCCCGCGGTGAGATCGCGGCGGTGGTCATTGCAGCGGAGACCTCGATGCATGCCGATCTGGTCGAAGCCGCGGCCGCGGCGGGCAAGACGATCATCCTGCAGAAACCCCTGGCCCTGACCATGGAAGAGGCGGATCGGGTCGTGGCGGCGGTCGACCGCCACGGTGTCCGCTTCACCCTGGCCTGGCAGATGCGGGTGGATCCGGAGAATCTTGAGATCAAGCGCCTGATCGCTGCGGGCGTCGTTGGGCGAGTCCTGATGATGCGTCGACGACACGGCCTGAAGACCCATCGGATGAAGGGATTCGAGGAGTCCTGGCATGTCCGGCCGGAGCTGAATCGCGGGATATGGGCGGATGACGCCTCCCACGCGATCGATTTCCTTTACTGGCTGTTTGGCAGCCCGCGGACAGTGATGGCCGAGATCGACACCCTGCTTAATCCCAGGGTGCCGGATGACCACGGGATCGCGGTATTCCGCTACGATGATGGTCTGATGGCTGAAGTGGTCTCGTCCTTCACCTGCGTGGCGGGTGAGAACACCACGGAGGTCATCGGAGAAACCGGAGTCATCATCCAGAATTTCGGTGACCAGCCCAGTGCGGGGGCGCCCAAGCCACCCGGTGCGATCGCTCTGAAGTGGTTCACGGAGGCGGAGAATCGCTGGCAGATTGCCGGATTCGAGCCACCTGAGTCGCAGGGCGTGAGGATCGCCGGACTGGCCGGTCCCCTGGCGGAGTTTGCCGTGGGCCGACGCCCGCCCATTGCCACCGCCCGCGAGGGACGCGATGTTCTCAGAATGACTTTGGCCTGCCACCGCTCCGCTGAGTCCGGTAGGCGGGTATTGATCGAAGAATCATAG
- a CDS encoding uroporphyrinogen decarboxylase family protein — protein MRPEQWEIFKKAARGERLDRIPMAMIIDSPWIPGYVGVSHMDFFLNPEVWFESHLKIHQEFPDIIFVPGWWMEYGMAAEPSALGSKIKFWQDNTPSEYHTLFRIEDVDKLHEYEVEADAFMGMTLHRIRMQKQRVFDAGYIMPFATSRGPMCTAGFVRGTSDFMIDLVESAEGAHKLLDLCTRLIIDWLKAQQAAIGDCVEGIFILDDIVGFVNEDHYMEYCHPYLKRICDAFPDDWVKLYHNDADVEACLEHLPDVGFNVLNWGKQTDIEDVKFRLEDRMTLMGNVNPLEIGVRGTPEEVHAATMDVLNKSEGERIILSVGGGTSPGMPRENIQAMLSALNEYNAGRSLG, from the coding sequence ATGCGCCCCGAACAATGGGAAATCTTCAAGAAAGCCGCCCGCGGCGAACGCCTGGACCGGATCCCCATGGCCATGATCATCGACAGCCCTTGGATTCCGGGCTACGTCGGCGTCAGCCACATGGATTTTTTCCTCAATCCCGAAGTCTGGTTTGAGTCGCACCTCAAGATCCATCAGGAATTCCCGGACATCATCTTCGTCCCCGGGTGGTGGATGGAGTACGGGATGGCCGCCGAGCCCTCCGCCCTCGGCTCCAAGATCAAGTTCTGGCAGGACAACACCCCGAGCGAGTACCACACGCTCTTCCGCATCGAAGACGTGGACAAACTGCACGAATACGAGGTCGAAGCCGACGCCTTCATGGGGATGACCCTGCACCGCATCCGCATGCAGAAACAGCGGGTATTCGACGCCGGATATATCATGCCGTTTGCGACCTCACGCGGACCGATGTGCACGGCCGGCTTTGTCCGCGGCACCTCCGATTTCATGATCGATCTGGTCGAGAGTGCGGAGGGAGCCCACAAACTCCTCGATCTCTGCACCCGCCTGATCATCGACTGGCTCAAGGCCCAGCAGGCGGCGATCGGCGACTGCGTGGAGGGCATCTTCATCCTTGATGACATCGTCGGCTTCGTCAACGAGGACCACTACATGGAATACTGCCACCCCTACCTGAAGCGCATCTGCGACGCTTTTCCGGATGATTGGGTGAAGCTCTATCACAACGATGCCGACGTCGAGGCCTGCCTGGAGCACCTCCCGGACGTCGGTTTCAACGTGTTGAACTGGGGCAAGCAGACCGACATTGAAGACGTCAAATTCCGCCTGGAAGACCGGATGACGCTGATGGGCAATGTCAACCCCCTTGAAATCGGCGTAAGGGGCACGCCCGAGGAGGTGCATGCCGCCACCATGGACGTGCTGAACAAGAGCGAAGGCGAACGCATCATTCTGTCGGTCGGGGGCGGCACCAGTCCCGGAATGCCCCGCGAAAACATCCAGGCCATGTTGTCCGCGCTTAACGAATACAATGCCGGGCGCAGCTTGGGCTGA
- a CDS encoding helix-turn-helix domain-containing protein encodes MVDRKIPVLPCSTFIPDPDFPLAIRQNTRHGSIDLHAHEFIELVIIRSGRARHFSPGDEYPISSGDVFVVHLDEAHGYRADQDLDLVNILYRPGAFLDNDPALRDLQGFRALFSLDPADRSSHGFGTRLHLSDDARVQVNQLIDSMGRETTTSAPGFRAVVCGLLTQLAVTLSRLYSDTTWHTEAALLEIEPTLQHLRRSFDRDLKLDDLASQAGMSVSTLLRRFRTATGSSPVEFLLRLRLERAREILSTTDRRITDIAFDCGFRDSNYFTRQFKRHTGLSPRAYRRSLRYL; translated from the coding sequence ATGGTGGACAGAAAGATCCCCGTTCTCCCGTGCTCGACCTTCATTCCCGACCCGGATTTCCCCCTGGCCATCCGCCAGAACACCCGACACGGGTCGATCGACCTGCACGCGCACGAATTTATCGAACTGGTCATTATCCGATCCGGGCGGGCCAGGCACTTCTCGCCCGGCGACGAGTACCCGATCTCCAGCGGCGACGTCTTCGTGGTCCATCTGGACGAGGCCCACGGCTACCGGGCCGATCAGGACCTGGATCTGGTCAATATCCTCTACCGCCCCGGGGCCTTCCTTGACAACGATCCCGCATTGAGGGATTTGCAGGGATTCAGGGCTCTCTTCAGTCTCGATCCGGCTGACCGGTCCTCACATGGATTCGGGACACGGCTGCATCTCTCCGACGATGCCCGCGTCCAGGTCAACCAATTGATCGATTCCATGGGGCGGGAAACCACCACGTCTGCTCCGGGGTTCCGGGCGGTCGTCTGCGGGCTCCTGACCCAACTCGCGGTCACCCTTTCGCGCCTTTACTCGGACACGACCTGGCACACCGAGGCGGCCCTGCTGGAGATCGAACCGACCCTCCAACACCTGAGGCGCTCATTTGATCGAGACCTGAAGCTTGACGATCTGGCCAGCCAGGCCGGTATGTCCGTCAGCACCCTGCTTCGCCGATTTCGCACGGCGACCGGTTCTTCTCCGGTCGAGTTCCTCCTCCGGCTTCGCCTTGAGCGCGCCCGGGAGATTCTTTCGACCACGGATCGCCGCATCACCGACATCGCCTTTGATTGCGGTTTCCGGGACAGCAACTACTTCACCCGGCAGTTCAAACGCCACACCGGCTTGAGTCCCAGGGCCTATCGTCGGTCTCTCCGCTACCTGTGA
- a CDS encoding sulfatase, whose protein sequence is MKRKTTPPNILLIAVDSLRRDHMSCYGYEKRTTPHIDAFAQEATLFEETISAHIPTTSAYASMLTGRDCFGTEVVALRHQGGLTPKVRTLPEILKKKGYATLSVGFKGNPASRGFDDYVEFPSWGDWSERPLRKAELLNDVFLPKLDKLDGGKKPWFALLRHMDPHAPYLPPAPYDRMFFGGDPCAKGNKSMDPVRNFKPFRDFHMSWLPPGITDRLYVDAQYDGAIAYMDACIAVIIERLRGLGSLDNTIVVINGDHGETLYEHDCWYDHHGMYDPTLVVPLIVRYPKKLPAGKRVGGFNQHKDLVPTLLDLAGLKTDVRFDGRSLMELVNGKRASFESEIYITECTWMRKHGWRTPEWKLIVALEPDFHFKPEIELYNLVEDPLENRNVAGKHPDVVACLRARMEAHIARREKETGIRNPMETQGAWHGAMSKDRFESSQEAYDTLHIGDAATAKRLQAQSRK, encoded by the coding sequence ATGAAACGCAAAACCACACCTCCCAATATCCTTCTGATCGCGGTCGATTCTCTCAGGCGCGACCATATGAGCTGCTACGGCTACGAGAAGCGGACGACTCCGCACATCGACGCATTCGCCCAGGAGGCGACTCTCTTCGAGGAAACCATCAGCGCCCACATCCCGACAACCTCGGCGTATGCCTCGATGCTGACCGGTCGTGACTGTTTCGGGACCGAAGTGGTGGCCCTTCGCCACCAGGGCGGATTGACCCCCAAGGTCAGGACGCTGCCGGAGATCCTCAAGAAGAAGGGCTACGCCACGCTTTCGGTCGGATTCAAAGGGAATCCGGCCTCGCGGGGATTCGACGATTACGTTGAATTTCCCAGTTGGGGCGACTGGTCGGAGCGGCCCCTGCGCAAGGCCGAACTGCTCAATGATGTTTTTCTTCCCAAGCTGGACAAACTGGATGGCGGGAAGAAGCCTTGGTTCGCTCTTCTGCGTCACATGGACCCCCATGCGCCTTACCTGCCGCCGGCGCCGTATGACCGAATGTTCTTTGGTGGCGACCCCTGCGCGAAGGGCAACAAGTCGATGGACCCGGTGCGGAATTTCAAGCCCTTCCGCGATTTCCATATGTCCTGGCTGCCTCCCGGAATCACCGACCGGCTCTATGTTGATGCCCAGTATGACGGAGCCATCGCCTACATGGACGCGTGCATAGCGGTCATCATCGAGCGTTTGCGGGGACTCGGCTCCCTCGACAATACCATTGTGGTGATCAATGGAGACCACGGTGAGACCCTTTACGAACACGATTGCTGGTATGACCATCACGGAATGTATGATCCGACTCTGGTGGTGCCGCTGATCGTGCGTTACCCGAAGAAGCTCCCGGCCGGAAAGCGGGTGGGCGGCTTCAACCAACACAAGGACCTCGTGCCGACCCTGCTGGATCTGGCCGGACTGAAGACCGATGTCCGGTTCGATGGGCGGAGCCTGATGGAACTGGTCAACGGCAAACGCGCCAGCTTCGAGTCCGAGATCTACATCACGGAATGCACCTGGATGCGAAAACACGGGTGGCGGACACCGGAATGGAAGCTCATCGTGGCTCTCGAGCCTGACTTCCATTTCAAGCCGGAGATCGAGCTCTACAACCTGGTTGAGGATCCGCTCGAAAACCGCAACGTGGCCGGAAAGCATCCCGACGTCGTCGCCTGCCTGCGGGCGCGGATGGAGGCCCATATCGCCCGCAGGGAGAAGGAGACGGGCATCCGCAATCCGATGGAGACCCAGGGCGCCTGGCATGGGGCGATGAGCAAGGATCGCTTTGAATCCAGCCAGGAGGCCTACGATACCCTGCACATCGGGGATGCGGCCACCGCAAAACGTCTCCAGGCGCAGAGCCGGAAATAG
- a CDS encoding sugar phosphate isomerase/epimerase yields the protein MKLGINSVLFGGYDMETAFRWTAACGYDGIELSAIDGMSEHLVIDRWREVAPVIKKLAKDFDLELLAMEQPSTDAEKMEAAMQAAVEIGIPIINCGPGGSDDDPDSLQPVIDTLGRLAGRAEHYGVTLCVKAHVGRAVFNTPTSLKVLEAVSSPAFGLDMDPSHIHRAGEDPVEAIAAVVHRIKHVHIRDCKGRQHGPGKPEMQANGRGDINLVAYLKVLHDKGYAGPVDLEVIGAKEYDLPSCVAIAAETRGHMQASLQACGAR from the coding sequence ATGAAACTAGGAATCAATTCGGTATTGTTCGGTGGATACGATATGGAGACCGCTTTCCGCTGGACGGCTGCGTGCGGGTATGACGGGATCGAGCTCTCGGCCATCGACGGCATGAGTGAGCACCTGGTCATCGATCGTTGGCGCGAAGTGGCGCCTGTGATCAAGAAACTGGCCAAGGACTTTGATCTCGAGCTGCTCGCGATGGAGCAGCCATCGACCGATGCCGAGAAGATGGAGGCGGCCATGCAGGCCGCGGTGGAGATCGGGATCCCCATCATCAATTGCGGACCCGGGGGATCGGATGACGATCCGGACAGCCTGCAGCCGGTCATCGACACGCTGGGCAGACTGGCCGGGCGGGCCGAGCACTACGGTGTCACCCTCTGCGTCAAGGCCCACGTCGGCCGGGCTGTCTTCAATACGCCGACTTCGCTCAAGGTCCTTGAAGCGGTTTCGTCTCCAGCCTTCGGTCTGGACATGGACCCGAGCCACATCCATCGGGCCGGTGAAGATCCGGTCGAGGCGATCGCGGCGGTCGTGCACCGGATCAAACATGTCCATATCCGCGATTGCAAGGGGCGCCAGCACGGTCCGGGCAAGCCGGAGATGCAGGCCAACGGCCGTGGCGACATCAATCTGGTCGCCTACCTGAAGGTCCTGCACGACAAAGGTTATGCCGGTCCGGTCGATCTCGAGGTCATCGGGGCGAAGGAGTATGACCTCCCCTCCTGCGTGGCCATCGCGGCGGAAACGCGTGGTCATATGCAGGCCTCCCTGCAGGCGTGCGGCGCCCGTTGA
- a CDS encoding sulfotransferase — MGLVTVIGRGHSGTRAASHTLTASGVFMGEPLNVSGDLLPPEPMYEACRVMARHVVHLGGLRWDFSRLHTMPIDPAFTRLIESYLTSVFASDQPYRGWKIPETTLVYPWIVRLFPAIRYIFWIRDPRDCILGGHVTDDLDRFGIPYDRTEDILLQRATSWKYQVEIVRATPPPRRLLSVRFEDFVLKQDETLRRLEGFMGIPMAKIPVRPDSVGRWQRSEETLPDFPFLKPELEANGYR, encoded by the coding sequence ATGGGCCTGGTCACGGTCATCGGGCGGGGGCATTCCGGAACCCGGGCGGCCTCGCATACTCTGACGGCGAGCGGCGTCTTCATGGGGGAACCGCTCAATGTCTCGGGCGATCTGCTGCCTCCCGAGCCGATGTATGAGGCGTGCCGGGTCATGGCCCGGCACGTTGTCCATCTCGGCGGGTTGCGGTGGGATTTCTCCCGCCTGCACACCATGCCGATTGATCCCGCCTTTACCCGGCTGATCGAAAGCTACCTGACGTCGGTCTTTGCCAGCGACCAGCCGTATCGAGGCTGGAAGATTCCGGAGACGACCCTGGTTTATCCGTGGATTGTCCGGCTCTTTCCGGCCATCCGCTATATCTTCTGGATTCGGGATCCCCGCGATTGCATCCTCGGCGGGCACGTTACTGATGATCTCGACCGTTTCGGGATTCCTTATGACCGCACGGAGGATATTCTCCTGCAGCGCGCCACCAGCTGGAAGTACCAGGTCGAGATCGTCAGGGCGACCCCGCCGCCGCGCCGGCTTCTATCCGTCCGGTTTGAGGACTTTGTCCTGAAACAGGACGAGACCCTGCGCCGCCTGGAGGGATTCATGGGTATCCCGATGGCGAAGATACCGGTGCGCCCGGATTCGGTTGGCCGCTGGCAGCGATCGGAGGAGACACTGCCGGATTTCCCCTTCCTCAAGCCGGAACTGGAAGCCAACGGTTACCGCTAG